CATCTGGGTGATGCCGCCTCCCTGGCTCGACTGCGCCGCGATCGCGGTATTGGGAGGGGCGACGAGCGCCATCTTCGACGTTCCGAAGTTGATCTGGAGGGCGTACGCGCCGGTGCCGCCGCTATCGCCGCCCGCCGACGCGACCCGAATGAAAAAGCCCTGGCCGGCGGTCACGCCTCCGACGGACAGGGTGGCAGTGCTCCCGGTACCCAAAGCGGCCCCGCTGTCCACTCCCAGGTAGTTGAGCGACGAGTCGAAGACCATCACCTGAGGTGCCAACAAGCTCAGGTTTTTGGATTGAGCCGTGACCGTGAAGCTGCCTATGTTGGTCTGCGGGATGGTCACCCAGAACCACTCCGTCATCGTCGACGTCGTGATGTCGAGATCGGTCTGCGTAATCTGATTCAACGAAGTGCGATACTTGTCGAGGCTCTTGGCGTTGTACCAGATCTGATTGTTCTGGCCGCCGCTGTTGTATGAGTCGTACTGGCGAGGCCCGTAGGCGCTGATGCTGTCGATGCCGGCGATGTCGTCGCTGTTGAGACTCTGCTTGATGCCCGTGTAGTAGTAGTACATGACGGCCTTGGCGATGGTCGAATGGTCCATCCCCAGGGCGTGGCCCAGCTCGTGGATGGCGACCGTCTGCAGGTCGTAGTTGGCGTCGATCTTCCAGGAGACGTTGGAGTTGAGAACGATGTCCCCGGCGAGGGTCCCGCCGTTGAGCGGCGGGGGCGAATAGGCCGCCCCCAGCGTGCCGGAAGAGAGCGGCATGGCGCTGATTCTGATGTCGCCGAAATAGGGGGAGCCTTGCTGGTTTCCCGCGGAGCCGAGCGGTGCGCCGTTGTCGGAAAC
The Paludisphaera rhizosphaerae DNA segment above includes these coding regions:
- a CDS encoding matrixin family metalloprotease yields the protein MMRQSQDQSREGSSGTANRRWRPRVEGLEERLLLYATLGANWTYGSRITYSFVPDGTAIGVNSSSLFQTLNSLGSSDVWQREFASAAAVWQAVANINLVQVSDNGAPLGSAGNQQGSPYFGDIRISAMPLSSGTLGAAYSPPPLNGGTLAGDIVLNSNVSWKIDANYDLQTVAIHELGHALGMDHSTIAKAVMYYYYTGIKQSLNSDDIAGIDSISAYGPRQYDSYNSGGQNNQIWYNAKSLDKYRTSLNQITQTDLDITTSTMTEWFWVTIPQTNIGSFTVTAQSKNLSLLAPQVMVFDSSLNYLGVDSGAALGTGSTATLSVGGVTAGQGFFIRVASAGGDSGGTGAYALQINFGTSKMALVAPPNTAIAAQSSQGGGITQMTTSAGPVAPSNSTTSIGSAAAAVQSWLASVLGQDHDHHGVLQLGGLSAVGDELLAGPTLTVHPQALSESMSFDPSGMRTGFSAAADAMRLTTPTSAFANASDGNSTSTVSIDHALAGWNIDWNMNKYSRTRRSTWLS